The Mycobacterium seoulense genome has a window encoding:
- a CDS encoding acetyl-CoA acetyltransferase has protein sequence MTVDPRTPVLIGYGQVNHRDEIDPAKRSVEPVDLMVAAARQAADARVIEAVDSIRVVNILSAHYRDPGLLLGQRLGAGDFTTLYSPVGGNVPQSLVNQACLDIQRGSARVVLLAGAETWRTRRGLRAKGAKLEWTVQDDSVPMAQVSGDDVPMAGDAEIRIRLDRPAYVYPLFEQALRIANGESVEHHRKRIGELWARFNAVAVGNPHAWIRKPVTAEEICEPGPQNRMISWPYTKLMNSNNMVDQGAALVLTSVEQARRLQVPADRWIYPHAGTDAHDTSAVAERDELHRSPAIRIAGGRVLDLAGVGIDEVDYVDLYSCFPSAVQVAAAELGLPVDDPARPLTVTGGLTFAGGPWSNYVMHSIATMAQLLAANPGRRGLITANGGYLTKHSFGVYSTEPPTGFRWEDVQPAVDREPTRDGLVQWEGVGTVEAWTTPFDREGRPEKAFLAVRTPDGSRTLAQITDGTEAEATVREDIGGTKVAVAADGSATLQ, from the coding sequence ATGACCGTGGACCCCAGGACCCCGGTGCTGATCGGCTACGGCCAGGTCAACCACCGCGACGAGATCGACCCCGCAAAGCGATCGGTCGAACCGGTGGACCTGATGGTGGCCGCGGCCCGGCAGGCCGCCGATGCTCGGGTGATCGAGGCCGTGGATTCCATCCGCGTGGTCAACATCCTGTCCGCGCACTACCGGGATCCCGGGCTGCTGCTCGGCCAGCGGCTCGGCGCCGGTGACTTCACCACGTTGTACAGCCCCGTCGGCGGCAACGTGCCGCAGTCGCTGGTCAACCAGGCGTGCCTGGACATCCAGCGGGGCAGCGCCCGGGTGGTGCTGCTGGCCGGGGCCGAGACGTGGCGCACCCGCAGGGGCCTGCGGGCCAAGGGTGCAAAGCTCGAGTGGACCGTTCAGGACGACTCCGTCCCGATGGCACAGGTCAGCGGCGACGACGTCCCGATGGCCGGCGACGCGGAGATCAGGATCCGGCTGGACCGGCCGGCCTATGTCTACCCGCTGTTCGAGCAGGCGCTGCGGATCGCGAACGGCGAGTCGGTCGAGCACCACCGCAAGCGCATCGGCGAACTGTGGGCCCGCTTCAACGCCGTCGCGGTCGGCAATCCGCACGCATGGATCCGCAAACCGGTGACCGCCGAGGAGATCTGCGAGCCGGGGCCGCAGAACCGCATGATCAGCTGGCCCTACACCAAGCTGATGAACTCCAACAACATGGTCGACCAGGGTGCCGCGCTCGTCTTGACCTCGGTGGAGCAGGCGAGGCGCCTGCAGGTCCCCGCCGACCGCTGGATCTACCCGCACGCGGGAACCGATGCGCATGACACCTCGGCCGTCGCCGAACGTGACGAGCTGCACCGCTCTCCGGCCATCCGGATCGCCGGCGGCCGCGTGCTCGACCTGGCGGGGGTGGGTATCGACGAGGTCGACTACGTCGACCTGTATTCGTGTTTTCCCTCGGCCGTTCAGGTGGCGGCGGCCGAACTGGGCCTGCCGGTCGACGATCCGGCCCGCCCGCTCACCGTCACCGGGGGACTGACGTTCGCGGGCGGCCCCTGGAGCAACTATGTGATGCACTCGATTGCCACCATGGCGCAGTTGCTGGCGGCCAATCCCGGGCGGCGCGGGCTGATCACCGCCAACGGTGGCTACCTGACCAAGCACAGCTTCGGCGTGTACAGCACCGAGCCACCCACCGGGTTTCGCTGGGAAGATGTGCAGCCGGCCGTCGACCGGGAACCGACCCGGGACGGCCTGGTGCAGTGGGAGGGTGTCGGGACGGTCGAGGCGTGGACGACGCCATTCGACCGCGAGGGCCGGCCGGAGAAGGCCTTCTTGGCCGTACGCACGCCCGACGGTTCCCGCACGCTCGCGCAGATCACCGACGGCACCGAGGCCGAGGCAACGGTGCGTGAGGACATCGGCGGCACGAAGGTGGCCGTCGCCGCCGACGGTTCCGCCACGCTGCAGTAA
- a CDS encoding undecaprenyl-diphosphate phosphatase yields MSAHLTYIEAVVVGAFQGVTELFPVSSLGHAVLVPAVVGGRWAQDLSVSAPESPYLAFIVGLHVATAAALLVFFWRDWLRIVAGFVSSLRYRRIQTPDERLAWLIVGATIPVGLAGLVLERTFRTTLGKPVPAAIFLLLNGIALYAGEVLRRRVAPESDHAQPAGDKAAHTGEAVDNRLAQLPLRRGVLIGAAQILALLPGISRSGITMVAGLWRGLSHEDAARFSFLLATPIILAAGVYKIPELFGPSATGIHGQVLAGSVASFVCAYLAVRFLTRYFQTRTLTPFAVYCAVAGGASLVWLAVS; encoded by the coding sequence ATGAGCGCGCACTTGACCTATATCGAGGCCGTGGTGGTCGGCGCGTTTCAGGGCGTCACCGAGCTGTTCCCGGTGTCCAGCCTGGGGCACGCGGTGTTGGTGCCCGCGGTGGTCGGCGGTCGCTGGGCCCAAGACCTGAGCGTCTCCGCCCCCGAATCGCCCTATCTTGCCTTCATCGTCGGCCTGCACGTGGCCACCGCGGCCGCGCTGCTGGTCTTCTTTTGGCGGGACTGGCTGCGCATCGTTGCCGGATTCGTGTCGTCGTTGCGGTATCGCCGGATCCAGACCCCCGACGAGCGGCTGGCCTGGCTGATCGTGGGGGCCACCATCCCGGTCGGGCTGGCCGGACTGGTCCTGGAACGGACCTTCCGCACCACGCTCGGCAAGCCCGTTCCGGCGGCGATCTTCCTGCTGCTCAACGGCATCGCCCTCTACGCGGGAGAAGTGCTGCGCCGCCGCGTCGCACCCGAATCCGACCACGCCCAACCGGCCGGCGACAAAGCCGCGCACACCGGCGAGGCCGTCGACAATCGCCTGGCCCAACTCCCCCTGCGCCGAGGCGTCCTGATCGGCGCCGCGCAGATCCTGGCCCTGCTGCCGGGCATCAGCCGCTCGGGCATCACCATGGTGGCCGGCCTGTGGCGGGGCTTGTCCCACGAGGACGCCGCCCGGTTCTCCTTCCTGTTGGCCACGCCCATCATCCTGGCCGCCGGCGTGTACAAGATTCCCGAACTGTTCGGCCCGAGCGCCACCGGAATCCACGGCCAGGTGCTGGCCGGTAGCGTCGCGTCGTTCGTCTGCGCCTACCTCGCCGTGCGGTTTCTGACGCGGTACTTCCAGACCCGCACCCTCACCCCGTTCGCCGTCTATTGCGCGGTGGCCGGCGGCGCCAGCCTGGTGTGGCTGGCGGTCAGCTGA
- a CDS encoding CoA transferase: protein MSEGLLDAVRVLDLSSGNGDAVTRLFADLGADVLKVEPPSGSPARDAPPTLAGASIPFAVHNANKRSVVLDPFDEDDCEVFLDLAAQADIVVDDGFYGEAPTFGTSVEELAAQHPHLVVLSITDFGATGPRSLWRATDPVLYAMCGSLSRSGPTTGTPVLPPDGIASATAAVQAAWAALVAYYNRLRCGTGEFIDFSRFDAVVMSLDPAFGAHGQVAAGIRRTGQWRGRPRNQDAYPIYACKDGYVRLCVMAPRQWRGLRRWLGEPDDFQDPKYDVIGARFAAWPQISELVQALFAGQTMKELVAAGQAHGVPIAAVLTPSWAMDSEHFRAVGAITDAELVPGVRASIPTGYFVVDGRHAGFRSPAPAAGQDGPGWRGNPAVVSSPSGRVGDYPFAGLRILDLGIIVAGGELSRLFGDLGAEVIKIESAEYPDGLRQARVGEAMSESFAWTHRNHLAMGLDLRSAAGKEIFTRLVAESDAVFANFKPGTLTALGFSYHDLRAVNPRIVLAESSAYGDQGPWSTRMGYGPLVRAATGVTRLWTADEPENRDGAARHAFYDATTIFPDHVVGRITAIAALAALIHRHRTGGGSHVHISQAEAVINQLDALYITQAALAAGVPRISEDASLHAVYPCAGDDEWCVISIDSDEEWRCAAGVFHHPEWADDPRFATGEARLANRREVVESVAAWTRTRTPARAAQLLQSSGVAAGPMNRPPDLLEDPQLVERKLYSEMLHPLVERPLPAETGPAPFQHIPRAPQRPAPLPGQDTVDICRRLLGMTPRDIDRLLAEGVLFGPP, encoded by the coding sequence ATGTCCGAGGGGTTGCTCGACGCCGTGCGCGTCCTCGACTTGTCGAGCGGTAACGGCGACGCGGTGACGCGCCTGTTCGCCGACTTGGGCGCCGATGTGCTCAAGGTCGAACCCCCGAGCGGAAGCCCGGCGCGCGATGCGCCGCCGACACTGGCCGGGGCAAGCATCCCGTTTGCCGTGCACAACGCCAACAAGCGCAGCGTGGTGCTGGACCCGTTCGACGAGGACGACTGCGAGGTCTTCCTCGACCTGGCCGCGCAGGCCGACATCGTCGTCGACGACGGTTTCTACGGGGAGGCTCCCACCTTCGGGACGTCGGTCGAGGAGCTGGCCGCCCAGCACCCGCATCTGGTGGTGCTGTCGATCACCGACTTCGGCGCGACGGGCCCACGGTCGTTGTGGCGGGCCACCGATCCGGTGTTGTACGCGATGTGCGGCTCGCTGTCGCGATCCGGCCCCACCACCGGCACCCCCGTGTTGCCGCCGGACGGCATCGCGTCGGCCACCGCCGCCGTCCAGGCGGCGTGGGCGGCCCTCGTCGCCTACTACAATCGGTTGCGTTGCGGCACCGGTGAATTCATCGATTTCTCGCGATTCGACGCGGTGGTCATGTCGCTCGACCCCGCGTTCGGGGCGCACGGACAGGTCGCCGCCGGTATCCGCCGCACCGGGCAGTGGCGCGGGCGCCCGAGGAACCAGGACGCCTACCCGATCTATGCGTGCAAAGACGGTTACGTCCGGCTTTGCGTGATGGCGCCGCGTCAGTGGCGTGGCCTGCGGCGCTGGCTGGGCGAGCCGGACGATTTCCAGGATCCCAAATACGACGTGATCGGCGCGCGCTTCGCCGCGTGGCCGCAGATCAGCGAGTTGGTCCAGGCGCTGTTCGCCGGACAGACCATGAAGGAGCTGGTGGCCGCGGGGCAGGCCCACGGCGTGCCGATCGCCGCGGTGCTGACGCCGTCGTGGGCGATGGATTCCGAACATTTCCGGGCGGTGGGCGCGATCACCGACGCGGAGCTCGTCCCGGGCGTTCGGGCGAGCATTCCGACCGGATATTTCGTCGTCGACGGACGACACGCGGGCTTTCGCAGCCCGGCCCCCGCCGCGGGACAGGACGGACCGGGCTGGCGCGGAAACCCGGCCGTGGTGTCCTCGCCCTCCGGCCGCGTCGGTGACTATCCCTTTGCGGGACTTCGCATCCTGGACCTCGGCATCATCGTCGCGGGCGGCGAGCTGAGCCGGCTGTTCGGCGACCTGGGCGCCGAGGTCATCAAGATCGAAAGCGCCGAATACCCGGACGGGCTGCGGCAGGCCCGGGTCGGCGAGGCGATGAGCGAGTCGTTCGCCTGGACACACCGCAACCACCTGGCGATGGGCCTGGACCTGCGCAGCGCCGCGGGCAAGGAGATCTTCACCCGGTTGGTCGCGGAGTCCGACGCCGTCTTCGCCAACTTCAAGCCTGGAACGCTTACCGCGCTTGGCTTTTCCTACCACGATCTGCGCGCCGTGAACCCGCGGATCGTCCTCGCCGAAAGCAGCGCCTACGGCGACCAAGGGCCATGGAGCACCCGCATGGGGTACGGGCCGCTGGTCCGCGCCGCCACGGGCGTCACCCGGCTCTGGACGGCCGACGAGCCGGAGAACCGGGACGGCGCTGCGCGCCATGCCTTTTACGACGCGACCACGATCTTTCCCGACCACGTGGTCGGGCGGATCACCGCCATCGCGGCGCTGGCCGCGCTGATCCACCGCCACCGGACGGGCGGCGGGTCGCATGTGCACATCTCCCAGGCCGAGGCCGTGATCAATCAGCTCGACGCCCTGTACATCACCCAGGCCGCGCTGGCCGCGGGCGTGCCGAGAATCTCCGAAGACGCCAGCCTGCACGCCGTCTACCCGTGCGCGGGCGACGACGAATGGTGCGTCATCTCGATCGACTCCGACGAGGAATGGCGTTGCGCGGCAGGCGTTTTCCATCACCCCGAATGGGCCGACGACCCGCGGTTCGCCACCGGCGAGGCGCGGCTGGCCAACCGGCGAGAGGTGGTGGAATCGGTGGCGGCCTGGACCCGGACGCGTACGCCGGCGCGGGCCGCGCAGCTGCTGCAGTCCTCGGGAGTCGCGGCCGGACCGATGAACCGACCGCCGGACCTCTTGGAGGACCCTCAGCTGGTCGAGCGCAAACTGTATTCCGAGATGCTGCATCCGCTCGTCGAGCGTCCGCTGCCTGCGGAAACGGGCCCGGCGCCCTTCCAGCACATCCCGCGGGCCCCGCAGCGGCCGGCGCCGCTGCCTGGCCAGGACACCGTCGACATCTGCCGAAGGCTGCTCGGCATGACCCCCCGGGACATCGACCGGCTCTTGGCCGAGGGCGTCCTGTTCGGGCCGCCGTAA
- a CDS encoding DUF427 domain-containing protein has protein sequence MSRTDPTHAGPPRESVWDYPRPPRVEPFTGAITVELGGEVIASTGRSWRVLETSHPPAYYLPRDAFVEGALRETSGSSWCEWKGRATYYDLIGGGVVAPKSAWSYLDPTPGFEPIAGAVAIMAGDVDRCTVNGEVVVPQPGGFYGGWITSWVTGPFKGGPGSVGW, from the coding sequence ATGAGCCGAACAGACCCAACACACGCCGGACCCCCGAGGGAGTCGGTATGGGACTATCCGCGCCCACCCCGCGTCGAGCCGTTCACCGGTGCGATCACCGTCGAGTTGGGTGGCGAAGTCATCGCATCCACCGGCCGCTCCTGGCGGGTGCTCGAGACCAGTCATCCGCCGGCGTATTACCTCCCGCGCGACGCTTTTGTCGAAGGGGCCCTGCGCGAGACGTCCGGGAGCTCTTGGTGCGAATGGAAAGGCCGCGCGACGTATTACGACCTGATCGGCGGCGGCGTCGTCGCCCCGAAATCCGCCTGGAGCTATCTGGACCCAACGCCCGGGTTCGAACCGATCGCCGGGGCGGTCGCGATCATGGCCGGCGACGTCGACCGCTGCACGGTCAACGGAGAGGTCGTCGTGCCCCAGCCCGGCGGTTTCTACGGTGGCTGGATCACCAGCTGGGTGACCGGCCCGTTCAAAGGCGGTCCCGGTTCGGTGGGTTGGTGA
- a CDS encoding NAD-dependent epimerase/dehydratase family protein: MQILVTDATGALGRLVARQSIAAGHTVTGIAERPHSCLDRNVEFVCASLRSPVLRELADEADAVIHLAPIDTTAPGSTDIDGLAYVTDVAARAGARLLFVSQAAGRPELYRAAEELVSTSWGPSLVVRSAPPVGRQLDWTVCRTVATLMRTRVSSVPMRVLHVDDLVRFLVSSLNADRTGVVDLASPDTVNVVTAWRMLRSADPRSRLNRVRSWAQLIPDMDIAAAQEDWAFDFGWQALEAVADTARGLVGRRIGAAGATGHGPRLALPVEVAPRPGPSGEEHSAAPEGVEGEFDDRIDPRFPVFSAGTLAGALPGPLTPITLDVQLSGLRTANRVLGRVLALGGVVGEEWGRRAIAVFGHRPYVGVSVSMVAAAQLPGWDQDAVARNAVAGRPQVGDLLPFGEPALAGGALGSIAKAVVAGRSLALLRHLKADTHAYGAAAEAEHLDAAQLATLPDAALEVRIPLLRDRIHQGWILTALWLIDTGVTAAALERSNAARSVPGVDMIMDSTRVATETAQLAAVLRADPPLCALAQEGNLASIRALSPTTAAAVDAAVARVGHRGPGEAELASTTYDDDPAMLLRAAGDAAVAAAASTEPPSSTLAQRLATNARDSRELAHDTTLRFTHQLRMTLRELGSRRVAADLIDVAEDVYYLTCDELVIMPGDARLRIKRRRAERERLQVQRPPDVIDGTWVPVDAPAV; the protein is encoded by the coding sequence GTGCAGATCCTGGTTACCGACGCCACCGGCGCACTCGGGCGGCTGGTTGCACGGCAGTCGATTGCTGCCGGGCACACGGTGACCGGGATTGCTGAGCGACCGCACTCCTGTCTGGACCGCAATGTCGAGTTTGTTTGCGCGTCGCTGCGCAGCCCCGTTCTGCGGGAGCTCGCCGACGAGGCCGACGCGGTGATCCACCTGGCCCCCATCGACACCACCGCGCCCGGCAGCACCGACATCGACGGCCTCGCGTATGTGACCGATGTGGCCGCCCGCGCCGGCGCCCGGCTGCTGTTCGTGTCCCAGGCCGCGGGGCGACCGGAGCTGTACCGGGCGGCCGAGGAACTGGTGTCCACGAGTTGGGGGCCCAGCCTGGTCGTCCGCAGCGCCCCGCCGGTCGGCCGGCAGCTCGACTGGACGGTGTGCCGTACCGTGGCCACGCTGATGCGTACCAGGGTCTCGTCGGTGCCGATGCGGGTGCTGCACGTCGACGACCTGGTGCGCTTCCTGGTGTCGTCGTTGAACGCCGACCGCACCGGCGTGGTGGACCTCGCCTCTCCGGACACCGTCAACGTGGTCACGGCATGGCGGATGCTGCGATCCGCCGACCCGCGATCCCGGCTGAATCGGGTGCGCAGCTGGGCCCAGCTCATTCCGGACATGGATATTGCGGCGGCACAAGAGGATTGGGCGTTCGACTTCGGGTGGCAGGCGCTCGAAGCGGTGGCCGACACCGCCCGCGGCCTCGTCGGCCGCCGGATCGGCGCCGCGGGCGCCACCGGCCACGGACCCCGACTGGCGCTCCCGGTCGAGGTCGCCCCGCGCCCCGGCCCCTCCGGCGAGGAGCACAGCGCGGCGCCCGAGGGCGTCGAGGGTGAATTCGACGACCGGATCGACCCCCGCTTCCCGGTCTTCAGTGCGGGCACCCTCGCGGGGGCGCTGCCCGGGCCACTCACCCCGATCACGCTCGATGTCCAGCTGAGCGGATTGCGGACGGCGAACCGGGTGCTCGGTCGCGTGTTGGCGCTCGGCGGGGTGGTGGGCGAGGAGTGGGGACGCAGGGCCATCGCCGTGTTCGGTCACCGGCCCTACGTCGGGGTGTCGGTCAGCATGGTCGCGGCGGCCCAGCTGCCCGGCTGGGATCAGGACGCCGTCGCACGCAACGCCGTGGCCGGCCGGCCGCAGGTGGGCGACCTGCTCCCGTTCGGTGAGCCCGCGCTGGCGGGCGGAGCGCTCGGTTCCATCGCCAAAGCCGTCGTCGCGGGACGATCGCTGGCCCTGCTGCGCCACCTCAAGGCCGACACGCACGCGTACGGCGCGGCCGCCGAAGCGGAACACCTCGACGCGGCGCAGCTGGCGACGCTGCCTGACGCCGCCCTCGAAGTCCGGATTCCCTTGTTGCGGGACCGCATTCACCAAGGCTGGATCCTCACTGCGTTGTGGCTGATCGACACCGGCGTCACCGCGGCGGCCCTGGAGCGCAGCAACGCGGCGCGCAGCGTGCCCGGGGTGGACATGATCATGGACAGCACCCGCGTCGCGACGGAGACCGCTCAGCTGGCGGCAGTGCTGCGGGCCGACCCGCCGTTGTGCGCGCTGGCCCAGGAAGGCAATCTCGCCAGCATCCGCGCGTTGTCGCCCACCACCGCCGCCGCCGTGGACGCCGCCGTGGCCAGGGTCGGGCATCGGGGACCGGGCGAGGCGGAACTGGCAAGCACGACGTACGACGATGACCCGGCGATGCTGCTCAGGGCGGCCGGAGATGCCGCCGTGGCGGCCGCGGCGTCGACGGAGCCGCCGTCGTCGACGCTGGCCCAGCGGCTGGCCACCAACGCTCGCGACTCCCGCGAGCTCGCCCACGACACGACCCTGCGGTTCACCCATCAACTGCGGATGACGCTGCGCGAATTGGGATCCCGTCGAGTCGCGGCGGACCTGATCGACGTCGCCGAGGACGTGTACTACCTGACGTGCGACGAGCTGGTCATCATGCCGGGCGACGCCCGGCTACGCATCAAACGCCGCCGCGCCGAACGGGAACGGTTGCAGGTGCAGCGCCCGCCCGACGTCATCGACGGGACGTGGGTCCCTGTCGATGCGCCCGCCGTTTAA
- a CDS encoding GNAT family N-acetyltransferase, protein MTEVRAAVPADAYEVAGLHARSWRVAYRGLIAQDYLESLSAEALVNRYTFGRIGLGMPSTLVAVDGSAIRGFATTGLCRNSDLPNFGELMALYVDPAHEATGVGRLLMSAARGRLRSVGVTGAVLWVLDANTRARRFYQRDGWWPDGACRAAAFGNETLRLVRYRLQPV, encoded by the coding sequence ATGACCGAGGTGCGGGCGGCGGTCCCGGCGGATGCCTACGAGGTGGCCGGCCTGCACGCGCGGTCTTGGCGGGTGGCGTACCGGGGGCTCATCGCCCAGGACTACCTGGAGAGCCTCAGCGCGGAGGCGTTGGTCAACCGTTACACCTTCGGCCGCATCGGGTTAGGTATGCCGTCCACCCTGGTCGCGGTCGACGGGTCGGCGATTCGCGGTTTCGCCACCACGGGCCTGTGCCGCAACAGCGACTTGCCGAACTTCGGTGAGCTGATGGCGCTCTACGTCGACCCGGCCCATGAGGCAACGGGCGTGGGGCGTCTGCTCATGTCGGCCGCCCGGGGGCGGTTGCGGTCGGTCGGGGTGACGGGCGCGGTGCTGTGGGTGCTGGATGCGAACACCCGCGCCCGGCGCTTCTACCAGCGCGACGGCTGGTGGCCCGACGGGGCTTGCCGCGCAGCGGCATTCGGCAACGAAACGCTGCGACTGGTGCGTTATCGGCTACAGCCGGTGTAG
- a CDS encoding alkaline phosphatase family protein produces the protein MAGATVGAAMLVLSTFAAPRAVAAATMSPNLLVNPGAELGDPSLSGYSGVTIPGWAVTGTPTVIKYNTLVRLPSPLGSPGPTMPKFLAFPSAQHGPPDGGAQYFGGGNVATSTITQVVDLSGAAGAIDGGAVPYTLSGWLGGNRLELSEASATVDFLAASQLPLGTGTIGPVSILQRGFQTELFPRETTGTIPAGTRSARVTVTFKDTHWAGGAYNHSYADNLSFTIGAPLPAPPPPTPPNSTVGPLDHVFLVYMENHGVKDVVGSPNAPYINSLISSYGYGSNYFALTHPSLPNYYPILGGSDFGANYNCEMNCFDAPNLADSLEAAGKTWASYEQSMPTPCATASSGPYTPGELPFLAFHDIVSNAARCQAHVLPLTRMATDLASASTTPNFVWFAADENNNMEGPINLRFVGSELTSHQYNIKAGDRFLQQVLPTIVNSPAFQTQRSAIFITWDEDFNNLSLTLGNEGNHIPMIVIPSPNSGMRQGHLVAAAHNNHYSLLRTIEDSFQLPRLTNNDKYAQPMNEYWTP, from the coding sequence GTGGCCGGCGCCACCGTCGGGGCTGCCATGCTGGTGCTGTCGACGTTCGCCGCACCCAGAGCGGTCGCGGCCGCCACCATGAGCCCGAATCTGTTGGTCAATCCCGGTGCCGAGCTGGGTGATCCGTCATTGTCGGGCTACAGCGGGGTGACGATCCCGGGCTGGGCCGTGACCGGCACGCCGACGGTGATCAAATACAACACCCTGGTCCGGTTGCCGTCGCCGCTGGGGTCGCCAGGCCCGACCATGCCGAAGTTCCTGGCATTCCCCTCCGCCCAGCACGGCCCGCCCGACGGCGGCGCGCAGTATTTCGGCGGCGGCAACGTGGCGACGTCCACCATCACTCAGGTCGTCGACCTGAGCGGCGCCGCGGGGGCCATCGACGGCGGCGCCGTACCCTACACGCTGAGTGGCTGGCTGGGCGGCAACAGGCTGGAACTGTCCGAGGCATCGGCCACCGTCGACTTCCTGGCCGCCAGCCAATTGCCTTTGGGCACAGGCACAATCGGGCCGGTCTCCATACTCCAGCGCGGGTTTCAGACCGAGCTGTTCCCACGCGAGACCACCGGGACGATCCCGGCGGGCACCCGCAGCGCACGCGTCACCGTCACCTTCAAGGACACCCACTGGGCGGGCGGCGCCTATAACCACTCGTACGCCGACAACCTCTCGTTCACCATCGGCGCCCCCCTGCCCGCCCCGCCGCCACCCACGCCGCCCAACTCGACCGTCGGGCCCCTCGACCACGTGTTTCTGGTCTACATGGAAAACCACGGCGTGAAAGACGTTGTGGGCAGCCCCAATGCGCCGTACATCAACAGCCTCATCAGCTCCTACGGATACGGGTCCAACTACTTCGCGCTGACGCACCCGAGCCTGCCCAATTACTACCCGATCCTCGGGGGATCCGATTTCGGGGCCAACTACAACTGCGAAATGAACTGCTTCGATGCGCCGAACCTTGCCGACTCCCTCGAGGCGGCGGGCAAAACGTGGGCCAGCTACGAGCAGTCCATGCCCACCCCCTGCGCTACCGCGTCCAGCGGTCCCTACACCCCCGGCGAACTACCATTTCTCGCCTTCCACGACATCGTCTCCAATGCCGCCCGCTGCCAGGCACACGTGCTGCCCCTGACGCGGATGGCCACTGACCTCGCATCGGCCTCGACCACCCCGAACTTCGTGTGGTTCGCCGCGGACGAAAACAACAACATGGAGGGACCGATCAACCTGCGCTTCGTCGGCAGTGAGCTCACGTCCCATCAGTACAACATCAAGGCCGGTGACCGGTTTCTGCAGCAGGTGTTGCCCACGATCGTGAATTCGCCCGCGTTCCAGACGCAGCGCAGCGCCATCTTCATCACCTGGGACGAGGACTTCAACAACCTGTCGCTGACTCTCGGCAACGAGGGCAACCACATCCCCATGATCGTCATCCCGTCGCCGAATTCCGGTATGCGTCAAGGACATCTGGTGGCCGCCGCGCACAACAATCACTACAGCCTGCTGCGCACCATCGAGGACTCCTTCCAGCTCCCCCGTCTCACCAACAACGACAAGTACGCCCAGCCGATGAACGAATACTGGACGCCATAG
- a CDS encoding SDR family oxidoreductase has product MADAASIGLKVGGKVIVITGGARGIGLATATALHNLGAKVAIGDVDEVRVKESGAALGLDVYGKLDVTDPHSFSDFLDEVERQLGPIDVLVNNAGIMPLGRIVDEPDAVTRRVLDINVYGVILGSKLAAQRMVPRGSGHVINVASLAGETYIAGAATYCASKHAVIGFTDAARIEHRRAGVKFSVVMPTFVNTELIAGTSGAKGIKNAEPADIAEAIVKLVAHPRPRVRVTKTAGAIIASQKFMPRALSEGLNRVLGGEHVFTDHVDTEKRRAYEARARGEE; this is encoded by the coding sequence ATGGCAGACGCGGCATCGATTGGGCTGAAGGTCGGTGGCAAGGTCATCGTGATCACCGGCGGCGCCCGGGGCATCGGGCTGGCCACCGCCACCGCGCTACACAATCTCGGCGCGAAAGTGGCGATCGGCGACGTCGACGAGGTGCGGGTGAAGGAATCCGGCGCCGCGCTCGGCCTGGATGTCTACGGCAAACTCGACGTCACCGACCCGCATTCGTTCTCGGACTTCCTGGACGAGGTCGAGCGCCAGCTCGGCCCGATCGACGTGCTGGTCAACAACGCCGGCATCATGCCGCTCGGCCGGATCGTCGACGAGCCGGACGCCGTGACCCGGCGCGTCCTCGACATCAACGTCTACGGCGTGATCCTGGGCAGCAAGCTGGCGGCCCAGCGGATGGTCCCCCGCGGATCCGGCCATGTCATCAACGTCGCCTCGCTGGCCGGGGAGACGTACATCGCGGGTGCCGCCACCTACTGCGCCAGCAAGCACGCGGTGATCGGGTTCACCGATGCCGCCCGGATCGAGCACCGCCGCGCGGGCGTGAAGTTCTCGGTCGTCATGCCCACGTTCGTGAACACCGAATTGATCGCCGGGACGTCCGGGGCCAAGGGCATCAAAAACGCGGAGCCGGCCGACATCGCCGAGGCGATCGTCAAACTGGTCGCCCATCCGCGGCCGCGAGTCCGGGTCACCAAGACGGCCGGCGCGATCATCGCGTCGCAGAAGTTCATGCCACGGGCGCTGTCTGAGGGGCTGAACCGCGTGCTCGGCGGCGAGCACGTCTTCACCGATCACGTCGATACCGAGAAGCGCAGGGCCTACGAGGCGCGGGCCCGCGGCGAAGAGTGA